A genomic region of Echeneis naucrates chromosome 24, fEcheNa1.1, whole genome shotgun sequence contains the following coding sequences:
- the lrfn5b gene encoding leucine-rich repeat and fibronectin type-III domain-containing protein 5 produces MESLLVYLIVLGAAVKAHKVQICPKRCVCQVLNPNLATLCDKKGLLFVPPNIDRHTVEMRLGDNFVTSIKRKDFANMTKLVDLTLSRNTIGTIAPHAFKDLENLRALHLDSNRLTRITNDTFSGMSKLHHLILNNNQLTHIHIGAFNDLTALEELDLSYNNLESAPWVAIQRMSNLHTLNLDHNMLSYIPEGTFSGLQKLKRLDVTSNKLQKLPPDPIFQRAGVLATSGIMGPSSFALSFGGNPLRCNCELLWLRRLRREDDLETCASPQHLAGRYFWTVSEEEFLCEPPLITRHSQELQALEGQSVTLRCKARGDPDPIIHWIAPDGRLMSNSSRAMVHTDGTLDILISTVKDSGSFTCVASNPAGEAQQTVDLVITKLPHITNNTVSEQEPDPGSSDIATVTKTGAEAGGVPLGNAKTSQEKKVVIAEATSTSALVKFNFQRSIPGIRMFQIQYNGTYDDSLVYRMIPPTSKNILVNNLAAGTHYDLCVLAIYDDQVTSLTATRVIGCVHFTTEPQYLRCHFMQSQFLGGTIVVIIGGIIVASVLAFIIFLIVRYRVCNQGDADKALEMGDIRSLSSDGQLQGCGIPKSLSKQGLRPDKSDKDCLRVTLPLAEPVKQRPPVGVATTKPSVPDCTVSTSAASHSWHPASPGAPRPPKPSESRRAEAQADVELANMNRNNSSEVKMATAVTLAVPGQPMKWTAVPRGPRPQQAPRHYMTVPAGGVRVNRRHSLNVDSYTERCYVAYSKTGSSLRSKRSLSMSGELPQLETTTNIHQARDKLSRSEWLLESTL; encoded by the exons ATGGAGTCTCTCCTGGTTTATCTAATAGTTCTTGGTGCGGCTGTTAAGGCCCACAAAGTTCAAATCTGCCCAAAACGCTGTGTCTGCCAGGTGCTCAACCCCAACTTAGCGACTTTGTGTGACAAAAAGGGGCTGTTATTTGTTCCCCCAAACATCGACAGGCACACAGTGGAGATGCGTCTTGGGGATAATTTTGTAACCAGCATCAAACGCAAAGACTTTGCTAACATGACTAAGCTGGTGGACCTGACCCTCTCTCGGAACACTATCGGTACTATTGCGCCTCATGCCTTTAAAGACCTTGAGAACCTACGAGCTCTCCACCTCGACAGCAATCGGCTAACCCGCATAACCAATGATACCTTTAGCGGCATGTCTAAGCTGCACCACCTCATCCTCAACAACAACCAGCTAACCCACATCCACATCGGGGCCTTCAACGACCTCACGGCGCTGGAAGAGCTGGATTTATCTTACAACAACTTGGAAAGTGCTCCCTGGGTGGCCATTCAGAGGATGTCTAATCTCCACACCCTCAATTTGGACCACAACATGCTCAGCTACATTCCTGAGGGTACCTTCTCAGGGCTACAGAAGCTCAAAAGGCTTGATGTGACCTCCAACAAGCTCCAGAAGCTTCCTCCAGACCCTATTTTCCAAAGAGCTGGGGTCCTGGCCACCTCTGGGATAATGGGACCCTCGTCCTTTGCATTGAGCTTTGGAGGGAACCCTCTGAGGTGTAACTGTGAGCTGCTCTGGCTCAGGCGGTTGCGAAGGGAGGACGATCTAGAAACCTGTGCTTCACCCCAACACCTTGCTGGACGTTATTTCTGGACTGTTTCAGAGGAAGAATTCCTGTGTGAGCCTCCACTCATCACCAGGCACTCTCAG GAGCTGCAAGCTTTGGAGGGTCAGAGTGTGACTCTGCGTTGTAAGGCCAGGGGCGACCCCGACCCCATTATCCACTGGATCGCCCCTGACGGACGCCTTATGTCCAATTCCTCCAGGGCCATGGTCCACACAGACGGCACACTGGACATCCTAATCAGCACTGTCAAAGACTCCG GCTCTTTCACCTGTGTGGCCTCCAATCCAGCTGGTGAGGCCCAGCAAACCGTGGATCTGGTGATCACTAAGCTCCCTCACATCACCAACAACACAGTTTCAGAGCAGGAGCCTGACCCCGGGTCGTCGGATATCGCCACAGTGACCAAGACAGGAGCGGAGGCAGGAGGGGTGCCTCTGGGGAACGCCAAGAccagccaggaaaaaaaagtagtaaTTGCTGAGGCCACGTCAACATCAGCCCTGGTCAAGTTCAACTTCCAGAGAAGTATTCCTGGAATCCGAATGTTCCAGATCCAATATAATGGGACATATGATGATTCACTGGTGTACAG aaTGATACCCCCGACTAGTAAGAACATCCTGGTAAACAACTTGGCGGCTGGTACACACTATGACCTGTGTGTGCTGGCCATCTACGATGACCAGGTGACCTCGCTGACTGCTACTAGAGTGATAGGCTGCGTCCACTTCACCACTGAGCCACAGTACCTGAGATGCCATTTCATGCAGTCCCAGTTTCTTGGCGGTACCATTGTGGTTATCATTGGAGGGATTATTGTGGCCTCAGTTCTTGCTTTTATTATCTTTCTCATTGTGCGCTACCGCGTGTGTAACCAAGGAGATGCAGATAAG GCTCTGGAGATGGGGGATATTCGGTCACTGAGCAGTGATGGACAACTACAAGGCTGTGGGATTCCCAAGTCCCTCTCCAAACAGGGTCTACGTCCAGACAAGAGTGACAAGGACTGTCTCCGGGTTACCCTTCCACTCGCAGAGCCAGTCAAGCAGCGTCCACCAGTCGGTGTAGCCACAACCAAACCCTCTGTCCCTGACTGCACCGTCTCTACCTCTGCTGCCAGTCACAGCTGGCACCCGGCCTCCCCAGGAGCTCCGAGGCCACCAAAACCCTCAGAGTCTCGGCGAGCTGAAGCTCAGGCAGATGTTGAGCTAGCCAACATGAATCGCAATAATTCGTCAGAGGTCAAAATGGCCACTGCTGTCACTCTGGCCGTTCCAGGCCAACCTATGAAATGGACTGCTGTTCCCAGGGGCCCAAGACCCCAACAGGCCCCACGCCATTACATGACTGTGCCTGCAGGTGGGGTGAGGGTGAACCGCAGGCACTCCCTAAACGTAGACTCATATACGGAGCGCTGCTATGTGGCATACTCCAAAACTGGGTCAAGCCTGCGCTCCAAACGTAGCCTGTCAATGAGTGGGGAGCTGCCACAGCTCGAGACCACAACAAACATTCATCAGGCCAGGGACAAGCTCTCCAGGTCGGAGTGGCTTCTGGAGAGCACTTTATGA
- the yy1b gene encoding transcriptional repressor protein YY1b isoform X2, with protein MASGDTLYIETDGSEMPAEIVELHEIEVETIPVETIETTVVGGDDDDDDGQPMIALQPLVTDDPSSIHHHHQEVILVQTREEVVGGDDSDLHTDGGGGFEDQILIPVPAPGVEDEYIEQTLVTVAGKSSVGRVKRGGGTGGKKAGKKSYLSGAEAGGRKWEQKQVQIKTLEGEFSVTMWASDIDHESVVEEQIVGENSPPDYSEYMTGKKLPPGGIPGIDLSDPKQLAEFARMKPRKVKEDDAPRTIACPHKGCTKMFRDNSAMRKHLHTHGPRVHVCAECGKAFVESSKLKRHQLVHTGEKPFQCTFEGCGKRFSLDFNLRTHVRIHTGDRPYVCPFDGCNKKFAQSTNLKSHILTHAKAKNNQ; from the exons ATGGCATCCGGAGATACGCTGTACATTGAGACAGACGGCTCGGAGATGCCGGCCGAGATCGTGGAGCTCCACGAGATAGAGGTGGAAACTATACCGGTGGAGACGATCGAGACCACGGTGGTCGGCGgggacgacgacgacgacgacgggCAGCCCATGATCGCGCTCCAGCCGCTGGTCACGGACGACCCCAGCTCgatccaccaccaccaccaggaGGTGATCCTCGTCCAGACTCGGGAGGAGGTGGTCGGCGGGGATGACTCGGACCTGCACACGGACGGCGGCGGCGGGTTCGAGGACCAGATCCTCATCCCGGTACCGGCTCCGGGGGTGGAGGACGAATATATTGAGCAGACTTTGGTGACTGTGGCCGGGAAGAGCTCAGTGGGTCGCGTGAAACGGGGAGGCGGCACTGGTGGGAAGAAAGCGGGCAAAAAGAGCTACTTAAGCGGCGCCGAGGCTGGCGGAAGAAAATGGGAGCAGAAGCAGGTGCAAATAAAGACACTGGAGGGCGAGTTTTCTGTTACAATGTGGGCATCGG ACATTGACCATGAGTCAGTGGTGGAGGAGCAGATCGTCGGGGAGAACTCCCCTCCAGATTACTCCGAGTACATGACAGGAAAGAAACTGCCCCCAGGTGGCATCCCGGGAATTGACCTGTCAGACCCCAAACAACTGGCTGAATTTGCCAG AATGAAGCCCAGAAAAGTCAAAGAGGACGATGCCCCCCGGACGATAGCTTGCCCTCATAAA GGCTGCACAAAGATGTTCAGGGATAACTCAGCCATGAGGAAGCACCTCCACACCCACGGGCCCCGTGTGCACGTCTGTGCCGAGTGTGGCAAGGCCTTTGTGGAGAGCTCCAAACTCAAACGTCACCAGCTTGTTCACACAGGGGAGAAGCCCTTCCAG TGTACCTTTGAAGGCTGTGGGAAAAGGTTTTCTCTGGACTTCAACCTGCGCACACACGTGCGGATCCACACTGGAGACCGACCATATGTTTGCCCTTTCGACGGCTGCAATAAGAAGTTTGCTCAGTCAACCAACCTAAAGtctcacattctcacacacgCCAAAGCCAAAAATAACCAATGA
- the yy1b gene encoding transcriptional repressor protein YY1b isoform X1 gives MASGDTLYIETDGSEMPAEIVELHEIEVETIPVETIETTVVGGDDDDDDGQPMIALQPLVTDDPSSIHHHHQEVILVQTREEVVGGDDSDLHTDGGGGFEDQILIPVPAPGVEDEYIEQTLVTVAGKSSVGRVKRGGGTGGKKAGKKSYLSGAEAGGRKWEQKQVQIKTLEGEFSVTMWASDDNKDIDHESVVEEQIVGENSPPDYSEYMTGKKLPPGGIPGIDLSDPKQLAEFARMKPRKVKEDDAPRTIACPHKGCTKMFRDNSAMRKHLHTHGPRVHVCAECGKAFVESSKLKRHQLVHTGEKPFQCTFEGCGKRFSLDFNLRTHVRIHTGDRPYVCPFDGCNKKFAQSTNLKSHILTHAKAKNNQ, from the exons ATGGCATCCGGAGATACGCTGTACATTGAGACAGACGGCTCGGAGATGCCGGCCGAGATCGTGGAGCTCCACGAGATAGAGGTGGAAACTATACCGGTGGAGACGATCGAGACCACGGTGGTCGGCGgggacgacgacgacgacgacgggCAGCCCATGATCGCGCTCCAGCCGCTGGTCACGGACGACCCCAGCTCgatccaccaccaccaccaggaGGTGATCCTCGTCCAGACTCGGGAGGAGGTGGTCGGCGGGGATGACTCGGACCTGCACACGGACGGCGGCGGCGGGTTCGAGGACCAGATCCTCATCCCGGTACCGGCTCCGGGGGTGGAGGACGAATATATTGAGCAGACTTTGGTGACTGTGGCCGGGAAGAGCTCAGTGGGTCGCGTGAAACGGGGAGGCGGCACTGGTGGGAAGAAAGCGGGCAAAAAGAGCTACTTAAGCGGCGCCGAGGCTGGCGGAAGAAAATGGGAGCAGAAGCAGGTGCAAATAAAGACACTGGAGGGCGAGTTTTCTGTTACAATGTGGGCATCGG ATGACAATAAAGACATTGACCATGAGTCAGTGGTGGAGGAGCAGATCGTCGGGGAGAACTCCCCTCCAGATTACTCCGAGTACATGACAGGAAAGAAACTGCCCCCAGGTGGCATCCCGGGAATTGACCTGTCAGACCCCAAACAACTGGCTGAATTTGCCAG AATGAAGCCCAGAAAAGTCAAAGAGGACGATGCCCCCCGGACGATAGCTTGCCCTCATAAA GGCTGCACAAAGATGTTCAGGGATAACTCAGCCATGAGGAAGCACCTCCACACCCACGGGCCCCGTGTGCACGTCTGTGCCGAGTGTGGCAAGGCCTTTGTGGAGAGCTCCAAACTCAAACGTCACCAGCTTGTTCACACAGGGGAGAAGCCCTTCCAG TGTACCTTTGAAGGCTGTGGGAAAAGGTTTTCTCTGGACTTCAACCTGCGCACACACGTGCGGATCCACACTGGAGACCGACCATATGTTTGCCCTTTCGACGGCTGCAATAAGAAGTTTGCTCAGTCAACCAACCTAAAGtctcacattctcacacacgCCAAAGCCAAAAATAACCAATGA
- the evlb gene encoding enah/Vasp-like b: protein MSEQSICQARASVMVYDDTSKKWVPIKPGQQGFSRINIYHNTANNTFRVVGVKLQDQQVVINYSIVKGLKYNQATPTFHQWRDARQVYGLNFASKEEATTFSNAMLFALNVLSAQDGGPAVQRQVQNGPTSDEIEAQRARQMMEQQQQQMQAHIERERRSSNSGSPFQGHPAVLSVAPPVVPPPMNMGGPPPPPPPPGPPPPSAGAPQPPLPPPLPMGGGSHGEEPPAPTGLAAMIAGAKLRRVQRPEDSSSGAKNDANRTSGGSGGLMEEMNALLARRKAASEKPDDSQNDDPNSPSPSTRGGQNATDGAKKPWDRANSADRSMVSRVRPVGSGSDTDSLDLDRMKQEILEEVFRELHKVKDEIIDAIRHELSRVSTT, encoded by the exons CGAGCAGAGTATTTGCCAGGCACGGGCCTCGGTCATGGTCTACGATGACACCAGTAAGAAATGGGTGCCCATCAAGCCTGGACAGCAGGGATTCAGCCGCATCAACATCTACCACAACACTGCCAACAACACGTTCAGAGTGGTGGGCGTCAAACTGCAGGACCAACAG GTGGTTATCAACTACTCCATAGTGAAGGGCCTCAAGTACAACCAGGCCACACCAACCTTTCACCAGTGGCGGGACGCCAGGCAGGTCTATGGCCTCAACTTTGCCAGCAAGGAGGAGGCCACCACCTTCTCTAATGCCATGCTCTTTGCCCTCAACGTCCTCAGTGCTCAGGATGGAG GTCCAGCTGTCCAGCGCCAAGTCCAGAATGGACCGACTTCAGATGAGATCGAAGCTCAGAGAGCGAG GCAGatgatggagcagcagcagcaacagatgCAGGCACACATCGAGCGGGAGCGGCGGTCCTCCAACTCAG GTTCTCCTTTCCAAGGCCACCCTGCTGTGCTCTCTGTGGCGCCACCAGTAGTACCTCCCCCAATGAACATGGGtggcccccctcctcctccaccaccgcCAGGACCCCCGCCACCGTCAGCAGGAGCACCCCAGCCTCCGCTCCCACCACCACTACCCATGGGTGGAGGGAGTCACGGGGAAGAGCCCCCTGCACCGACGGGACTCGCTGCAATGATTGCTGGAGCCAAACTGCGTCGTGTTCAAAGA CCTGAAGACAGCTCTTCAGGCGCCAAAAACGATGCCAATCGAACAAGTGGAGGGAGCGGAGGGCTGATGGAGGAGATGAATGCTCTGTTGGCACGAAG GAAAGCAGCGTCAGAAAAACCTGATGACAGCCAAAAT GATGACCCAAATTCTCCATCACCCAGCACTCGAGGTGGACAGAATGCTACAG ATGGTGCAAAGAAGCCATGGGACCGAGCTAACTCTGCAGACAGGTCAATGGTTTCAAG GGTACGACCTGTGGGGAGTGGCAGTGACACAGACTCATTAGACCTTGATCGAATGAAACAG GAAATCTTGGAGGAAGTGTTCCGTGAATTGCACAAAGTGAAGGATGAAATCATTGATG CTATTAGACATGAACTCAGTCGAGTAAGCACGACATAA